The following proteins are co-located in the Phocoena phocoena chromosome 1, mPhoPho1.1, whole genome shotgun sequence genome:
- the DEPDC1 gene encoding DEP domain-containing protein 1A, with amino-acid sequence MENQGVPPGPYRATRLWNEVTTSFRVGMPLRKHRQHFKKYGNCFTAGEAVDWLYDLLRNNSNFGPEVTRQQTIQLLRKFLKNHVIEDIKGKWGSENLDDNSQLFRFPANSPLKTLPRRHPELRKNRIENFSKDKDSIFKLRNLSRRTPKKHGLHFSQENAEKMNCEIINEHQENSVDNREISQKDVEEAWRYVILIYLQTILGVSSLEEVINPKQVIPQCIMYNMTNTSKHGVVILQDKSDDLPHWVLSAMKCLANWPRSNDMNNPTYVGFERDVFRTIADYFLDLPEPLLTFEYYELFVNILVVCGYVTVSDRPSGIHKIQDDPQSSKILHLNSLNSFKSTECLLLSLLHKDKNKEESDTTERLQISDQGFQENYAKKMQLVNLKNRRASVNDIMGGRCHNLIGLSSMHVLSSSIKPRCYSLEGIVDLPGSSSKEVSSVFHQSVLNIKGQNNKQFLESETKQESLMHLHSEESIQKPLCVGFKRTSTLTVQDQEELCNGKCKSKQLCRSQSLLLRSSTRRNSYINMPVAEIIMKPNLGQGSTSVQTAMEGELGESSTTVNKRLCKSTIELSENSLPPASSMLTGTQSLLQPHLERVAIDALQLCCLLLPPPNRRRLQLLMRMISRMSQNVDMPQLHDAMGTRSLMIHTFSRCVLRCAEEVDLDELLAARLVSFLMDHQQEILQVPSYLQTAVEKHLDYLRKGHIKNPGDGVIAPLPTYSYCKQISAQEFDEQKVSTSQAAVAELLENIIKNKSLPVKEKRKKLKQFQKEYPLIYQKRFPASESEAALFGDKPTIKQPMLILRKPKFRSLRY; translated from the exons ATGGAAAATCAGGGTGTGCCTCCCGGGCCTTATCGGGCCACCAGGCTG TGGAATGAAGTTACCACATCTTTTCGAGTGGGAATGCCTCTAAGGAAACACAggcaacactttaaaaaatatggcaATTGTTTTACAGCAGGAGAAGCAGTAGACTGGCTTTATGACCTATTAAGAAATAATAGCAATTTTGGTCCTGAAGTTACAAGGCAACAGACTATCCAGCTATTGAGAAAATTTCTTAAGAACCATGTCATTGAAGATATCAAAGGCAAATGGGGATCAGAAAATCTTGATGACAACAGTCAGCTATTCAG ATTTCCTGCAAATTCTCCACTTAAAACTCTTCCACGAAGGCATCCAGAATTGagaaaaaacagaatagagaactttTCCAAAGATAaagatagtatttttaaattacgaAACTTATCTCGGAGAACTCCTAAAAAGCATGGATTACATTTCTCTCAG gaaaatgcagagaaaatgaaCTGTGAAATAATCAATGAACATCAAGAAAACTCCGTTGATAATagagaaataagccagaaagatgTTGAAGAAGCTTGGAGATATGTTATTCTGATCTA CCTGCAAACAATTTTAGGTGTGTCATCCCTAGAAGAAGTCATAAATCCCAAGCAAGTAATTCCTCAAtgtataatgtacaacatgaccAATACAAGTAAGCATGGAGTAGTTATACTGCAAGACAAATCAG ATGACCTTCCTCACTGGGTATTATCTGCCATGAAGTGCCTAGCAAATT GGCCAAGAAGTAATGATATGAATAATCCAACTTATGTTGGATTTGAACGAGATGTATTCAGAACAATTGCAGATTATTTTCTAGATCTCCCTGAACCTCTACTTACCTTTGAATATTATGAATTATTTGTGAACATTTTGG TTGTTTGTGGCTACGTCACAGTTTCAGATAGACCCAGTGGGATACATAAAATCCAAGATGATCCACAGTCTTCAAAAATCCTTCACTTAAACAGTCTGAATTCCTTCAAATCAACTGAGTGTCTTCTTCTCAGTCTGCttcataaagacaaaaacaaagaagaatcaGATACTACTGAGAGACTGCAGATAAGTGATCAAGGATTTCAAGAAAACTATGCTAAGAAAATGCAGctagttaatttaaaaaacagaagagcCAGTGTTAATGACATAATGGGAGGACGTTGTCATAATTTAATAGGCTTAAGTAGTATGCATGTTCTATCCTCTAGCATCAAACCAAGGTGCTATTCATTAGAAGGAATTGTAGATTTACCAGGGAGTTCAAGTAAAGAGGTCTCCAGTGTCTTCCATCAATCTGTTCTGAacataaaaggacaaaataataaacaatttttagaGTCTGAGACCAAACAGGAATCCCTAATGCATCTTCATTCAGAGGAAAGTATTCAAAAACCACTCTGTGTTGGTTTTAAAAGAACCTCTACTTTGACCGTTCAAGACCAAGAGGAGTTATGTAATGGAAAGTGCAAGTCAAAACAGCTTTGTAGATCTCAGAGTTTACTTTTAAGAAGTAGTACAAGAAGGAATAGTTATATTAATATGCCAGTGGCTGAAATTATCATGAAACCAAATCTTGGACAAGGCAGCACAAGTGTGCAAACAGCTATGGAAGGTGAACTCGGAGAGTCTAGTACTACAGTCAATAAAAGACTCTGCAAAAGTACAATAGAACTTTCAGAAAACTCTTTACCTCCAGCTTCCTCTATGTTGACTGGCACACAAA GTTTGCTACAACCTCATTTAGAGAGGGTTGCCATCGATGCACTACAGTTGTGTTGTTTGTTACTTCCCCCACCAAATCGTAGACGGCTTCAACTTCTAATGCGCATGATTTCGCGAATGAGTCAAAATGTTGATATGCCCCAACTTCATGATGCAATGGGTACAAGATCACTG ATGATACATACTTTTTCTCGGTGTGTGTTACGCTGTGCTGAAGAAGTAGATCTTGATGAGCTTCTTGCTGCACGATTAGTTTCTTTCTTGATGGATCATCAACAGGAAATTCTCCAAGTACCCTCTTACCTACAGACTGCAGTGGAGAAACATCTTGACTACTTAAGAAAGGGCCAT ATTAAAAATCCTGGAGATGGAGTGATTGCTCCTTTGCCAACGTATTCATACTGTAAACAAATTAGTGCTCAGGAGTTTGATGAACAAAAAGTTTCTACCTCTCAAGCTGCAGTTGCAGAACTTTTagagaatattattaaaaataagagtttgcctgtgaaggagaaaaggaaaaaactaaaacag TTTCAGAAGGAATATCCCTTGATATATCAGAAAAGATTTCCAGCCTCTGAAAGTGAAGCAGCACTTTTTGGTGACAAACCTACAATCAAGCAACCAATGctaattttaagaaaaccaaaGTTTCGTAGTTTAAGATACTAA